The following coding sequences are from one Shewanella eurypsychrophilus window:
- the rfaD gene encoding ADP-glyceromanno-heptose 6-epimerase: MIVVTGAAGFIGSNLVKALNNMGRSDIIAVDDLTDGTQMFNLADCEIADYLDKDDFLAKIKAGEFDGQLEVIFHEGACSSTTEWDGKFMMANNYEYSKSLFHFSQANRCQFIYASSASVYGGSDKFIEQREFEKPLNVYAYSKFLFDQYVRQQKLTTQVVGLRYFNVYGPREQHKGGMASVAFHFNNQVKATEICKLFEGVDGYQDGQQLRDFVYVEDVVKVNLWLWQNPKISGVFNCGTGDAQSFNDVANAVINYHGKGEIEYIPFPDKLKGAYQHYTQADLTMLRQAGYTEDFKTVEQAVPEYLDWLKTQHFIGQ; encoded by the coding sequence ATGATTGTAGTCACTGGAGCCGCTGGCTTTATTGGTAGTAATTTAGTCAAGGCCCTCAATAATATGGGTCGCTCCGATATCATTGCTGTTGACGACCTTACCGATGGCACGCAGATGTTTAACTTAGCCGACTGTGAAATTGCCGACTATCTTGATAAAGACGATTTTCTTGCCAAGATCAAAGCGGGTGAGTTTGACGGTCAGCTCGAGGTTATCTTCCATGAAGGCGCCTGCTCATCGACCACTGAGTGGGATGGTAAATTCATGATGGCCAATAATTATGAATATTCAAAGAGTTTATTCCATTTCAGCCAAGCTAACCGTTGCCAGTTTATTTACGCCTCATCAGCTTCAGTATATGGAGGCAGTGACAAATTCATCGAGCAGCGTGAGTTTGAAAAGCCTTTAAATGTTTATGCTTATTCCAAGTTCCTATTCGATCAATATGTCAGACAGCAAAAACTAACCACTCAGGTCGTTGGCTTGCGCTACTTCAATGTTTACGGCCCCCGGGAACAACATAAAGGTGGTATGGCGAGTGTTGCATTCCATTTTAATAACCAAGTTAAAGCAACTGAAATCTGCAAGCTTTTTGAAGGTGTCGATGGTTACCAAGATGGCCAACAACTACGTGACTTCGTCTATGTAGAAGACGTCGTTAAGGTGAATTTATGGCTATGGCAGAACCCTAAGATATCGGGTGTATTTAACTGTGGGACTGGTGATGCTCAAAGCTTTAACGATGTTGCGAATGCCGTGATCAATTATCATGGTAAAGGCGAAATTGAGTACATTCCTTTTCCTGATAAATTGAAAGGTGCCTATCAGCACTATACTCAAGCCGATCTCACTATGCTGCGTCAAGCGGGCTACACTGAAGACTTTAAAACAGTAGAGCAGGCTGTACCTGAATACTTAGACTGGCTTAAAACACAGCACTTTATCGGTCAATAA
- a CDS encoding CDP-glycerol glycerophosphotransferase family protein has translation MICFDMLHPYYLPQYLPVMDELTARGESVHFVVYRSEEQQMALDFLVEQHQLDVTWVDNEEQALAYYLKVKPTWVIFGNTFDSANKLQEISRTALMQHGIGPKSCYYTVSESDIDIRFVEGEYRLKRLQAMFPSKQFVDTGYAKLDPIIQGKEKGLDLQALGLDPNKPTLLYAPTFYPSSIEKMGRDWPQLFAEYNILLKPHYFSLSKSNYKKQKQLLEHWGQFDNAYLAPIEQANLLPFMASADLLISDASSALFEFAALDKPVVWCDFYHLRWSYRGIFKFRFNKRMDEDLYKYAGVASHAASYKELKSVVDEQIANPESFATQRANYTYELAGKVDGLCSQRIVDYLLSNEVS, from the coding sequence TTGATTTGCTTTGACATGCTGCACCCCTATTATTTACCACAATATCTGCCTGTGATGGACGAATTAACAGCTCGTGGTGAATCGGTACACTTTGTTGTTTACCGCAGTGAAGAGCAGCAGATGGCGCTGGATTTTTTAGTCGAACAGCACCAGTTAGATGTTACTTGGGTGGACAATGAAGAGCAGGCCTTAGCTTATTATCTAAAAGTTAAACCGACTTGGGTTATATTTGGCAATACCTTTGACAGTGCAAATAAACTCCAAGAAATAAGTCGAACGGCCTTAATGCAGCATGGTATAGGGCCAAAATCCTGTTATTACACTGTATCCGAATCAGATATTGATATTCGTTTTGTTGAAGGTGAATATCGTTTAAAACGCTTACAAGCTATGTTTCCTAGTAAGCAGTTTGTTGATACAGGCTATGCCAAGCTTGATCCTATCATTCAAGGTAAAGAGAAAGGTTTAGATCTACAAGCATTAGGCCTAGATCCTAATAAACCGACCTTATTATACGCGCCGACATTTTATCCAAGTAGCATTGAAAAAATGGGCCGTGATTGGCCTCAGTTGTTTGCTGAGTATAATATTTTACTCAAACCGCACTATTTCTCGCTGAGCAAATCCAATTATAAAAAACAAAAGCAGTTGCTTGAGCATTGGGGCCAATTTGATAATGCTTACCTTGCCCCTATTGAGCAGGCGAACTTGCTGCCATTTATGGCTTCTGCGGATCTGCTGATCAGTGATGCGTCCTCTGCATTATTTGAATTCGCAGCACTCGATAAACCCGTTGTTTGGTGTGATTTTTATCACCTACGTTGGAGTTATCGTGGCATATTCAAATTCCGCTTCAATAAGCGCATGGATGAAGATCTTTATAAATATGCGGGGGTTGCTAGCCACGCAGCGTCTTACAAAGAGTTGAAATCTGTGGTGGATGAGCAGATAGCTAATCCCGAGTCGTTCGCTACGCAGCGAGCAAATTACACTTACGAGCTTGCTGGCAAGGTCGATGGTTTATGTAGCCAACGAATTGTAGACTACCTTTTATCTAATGAGGTTTCATGA
- a CDS encoding glycosyltransferase family 9 protein: MIERVLAIRHDKIGDFVLYWPALFLLKSALPKASIEVFVAPAVQALAEACPYVDHVIVDTGDDKATSQKFIERNYDAVIVSCSEFRIYKMIRHLDSAYKLAPKHNWYQHLYKHTADAQYKQGEACWRGGCMLVEHFLTQHGIDIPELPQQYWDLSAERQKWRSYYGQEGNEKLIFIHAGTGGSSGSLSPSDFANLSTNISDKTQVDCKFVLTYSGAEEELAQQIFDQLSKKSIKVVMAKPLSSLADFAKSIVAADMFIAGSTGPLHLAGLHNIPTVGFYAGRRSAPIVRWQTLSHSDRRLSYTPPIGKRTGKNMSLIDFNAVEKDVVAYLDANYA, encoded by the coding sequence ATGATCGAAAGAGTTCTAGCCATCCGACATGACAAAATTGGCGATTTTGTCCTTTATTGGCCCGCATTATTTCTTTTAAAGTCCGCTCTACCAAAAGCCAGTATTGAAGTCTTTGTCGCTCCTGCAGTCCAAGCACTTGCCGAGGCTTGCCCGTATGTCGATCACGTCATTGTCGACACAGGTGATGATAAAGCCACCAGCCAAAAATTTATTGAACGTAATTACGATGCCGTGATCGTTTCATGTTCTGAATTTAGAATTTATAAGATGATACGTCATCTCGATAGCGCTTATAAATTAGCACCGAAACACAACTGGTATCAGCATTTATACAAACATACTGCTGACGCACAATACAAGCAGGGCGAAGCTTGCTGGCGCGGTGGCTGTATGCTGGTAGAACACTTTTTAACGCAGCACGGGATCGACATTCCTGAACTCCCCCAGCAATACTGGGATCTCAGTGCGGAACGACAAAAATGGCGCAGTTATTACGGCCAAGAAGGCAATGAAAAATTAATTTTTATTCATGCGGGTACTGGTGGCTCATCAGGTAGTCTATCACCCTCTGATTTTGCAAATTTATCAACTAACATTAGCGATAAAACGCAAGTCGACTGTAAGTTTGTTTTAACTTACAGCGGAGCCGAAGAAGAGTTAGCGCAACAGATTTTTGATCAACTCAGTAAAAAATCAATCAAGGTTGTAATGGCAAAGCCACTCTCAAGTCTCGCAGACTTTGCCAAATCGATTGTGGCCGCGGATATGTTTATAGCCGGTTCAACAGGTCCATTACACCTTGCAGGCTTACATAATATTCCCACGGTAGGATTTTATGCAGGTAGGCGTTCAGCACCGATTGTCCGCTGGCAAACACTTTCTCACAGCGATCGACGCTTATCTTATACGCCCCCTATAGGTAAACGAACAGGTAAAAATATGTCACTCATTGACTTTAACGCTGTTGAAAAAGATGTCGTGGCTTACCTCGATGCAAATTATGCTTAA
- the rfbC gene encoding dTDP-4-dehydrorhamnose 3,5-epimerase, whose translation MKIINTQITDVKLLEPQVYKDDRGYFLETFRDDWFKQHIAKISFLQENHSHSVQGTLRGLHYQSAQPQGKLIRVTSGEIYDVVVDLRHSSPTFGQWVGTYLSEFNHRQLWVPEGFAHGFYVISKSADCHYKCTDYYAPEFENSLVWNDHTLNIDWPLIANMPPKLSPKDLAASKFQTGVAGRYYE comes from the coding sequence ATGAAGATCATCAATACTCAGATCACGGATGTAAAACTTCTCGAACCTCAAGTTTACAAAGATGATAGAGGTTACTTCTTAGAAACATTCCGCGATGACTGGTTTAAGCAACATATCGCTAAAATAAGTTTTTTACAGGAAAATCATAGCCACTCTGTTCAAGGAACGCTTAGAGGATTGCACTATCAGAGTGCTCAACCTCAGGGGAAGCTGATCCGTGTAACTTCTGGTGAAATATATGATGTTGTCGTCGACCTGCGTCATTCCAGTCCCACTTTTGGTCAATGGGTTGGTACTTATCTTTCTGAATTTAATCACCGCCAGTTATGGGTTCCAGAGGGATTTGCTCATGGGTTTTATGTCATTTCAAAAAGTGCTGATTGTCACTATAAATGCACCGACTACTATGCGCCTGAATTCGAGAATTCATTAGTTTGGAATGACCATACTCTCAATATCGACTGGCCATTAATAGCCAATATGCCACCTAAGTTATCACCTAAAGATCTAGCTGCATCCAAGTTTCAAACCGGCGTAGCCGGAAGATATTATGAATAA
- a CDS encoding glycosyltransferase family 9 protein has protein sequence MSLVSDKQFQQCQRLLFISPVALGDFLYLKTFLIALKQRYPHIELDIWLDDNRCNSDSWRLSRSKILQQWMETEGCFTRSYGCTDSIEARKAQIEQAKAQQYELIICHSVSKSQQYSEIARTISPSAFIVSSLPKRTAWGIFDRILYRHSDRVFSLNSDELPSNHHITDRYENIFSHITGLQLAKSELMPELVVPKSLGPITDNWLSEQFDDPSKQGPLIFLNHLSTNAKKDWQLSQLFELIERISKDDMHYRFVINVTKENYQQVSSSTREFVEHSQRQVAVFTVQEHFFELPSLIAKADFVITVDTAILHFAFAAKRPLLSMMRQKKPYWAPPASKQSHVLYATEGKGHISDISVDTVFKKYQQMTQDC, from the coding sequence ATGTCGCTAGTATCCGATAAACAGTTTCAACAGTGCCAACGCCTTTTATTCATATCGCCAGTTGCTTTAGGGGATTTTCTCTACCTAAAAACGTTTCTTATCGCGTTAAAGCAGCGCTACCCGCATATCGAACTTGATATATGGTTGGATGACAACAGATGTAATTCTGACAGTTGGCGACTTTCGCGCAGTAAAATTTTGCAGCAATGGATGGAAACTGAAGGCTGTTTTACCCGTAGCTATGGTTGCACCGACTCCATTGAAGCGCGTAAGGCGCAAATCGAGCAAGCTAAAGCTCAGCAATATGAGCTGATCATTTGTCACTCGGTGAGCAAAAGCCAGCAGTATTCTGAAATAGCTCGAACCATTAGTCCAAGTGCCTTTATTGTATCTAGCCTGCCTAAACGTACAGCTTGGGGCATATTCGATAGAATACTCTACCGTCATTCAGATCGAGTGTTCAGCCTCAACTCCGACGAGCTGCCGAGTAATCACCACATAACCGATCGCTATGAGAACATTTTCAGCCATATCACTGGACTACAACTAGCAAAATCTGAATTGATGCCAGAGCTAGTGGTACCCAAAAGTCTTGGACCCATTACCGATAACTGGCTATCAGAGCAGTTCGATGATCCAAGCAAGCAAGGTCCATTAATTTTCTTGAATCACCTTTCTACTAACGCTAAAAAAGATTGGCAACTCTCTCAGCTATTTGAATTGATAGAGCGTATTTCAAAAGATGATATGCACTATCGCTTTGTGATCAATGTGACTAAAGAGAACTACCAGCAGGTATCGTCAAGCACTAGAGAATTTGTTGAACACAGTCAACGTCAAGTTGCTGTATTTACTGTACAGGAGCACTTTTTCGAATTGCCATCACTGATTGCAAAAGCTGATTTTGTGATCACAGTAGATACCGCAATTTTGCACTTTGCATTTGCAGCCAAACGACCTTTACTTTCTATGATGCGACAAAAGAAGCCCTACTGGGCTCCTCCAGCAAGCAAGCAGTCACATGTGCTATATGCTACTGAAGGAAAGGGACACATTTCTGATATCTCTGTTGATACGGTATTTAAAAAATATCAACAGATGACTCAAGATTGCTAA
- the hldE gene encoding bifunctional D-glycero-beta-D-manno-heptose-7-phosphate kinase/D-glycero-beta-D-manno-heptose 1-phosphate adenylyltransferase HldE encodes MKVSLPAFEKAKVLVVGDVMLDRYWTGPTGRISPEAPVPVVRINQCEDRPGGAANVALNIATLGGKVSLAGIVGQDEAAEALTAGVQALGVEPKWHCVSNKPTITKLRVMSRQQQLIRLDFEEKYPVEESQALLHSVVDELSAVDVVVLSDYAKGALADPLPFIKLAKAKGVKVLVDPKGSDFSRYRGATLLTPNMSEFELVVGEVTSEADLVQKAHQVLKDFDLDAILVTRSEKGMTLITTDQDELHIPTVAREVHDVTGAGDTVISALATSLSAGSTLAEACAIANIAAGIVVAKLGTSTVSRIELIAALSDSHGEMGFGAVSEDQLVYALEQARLRGERVVMTNGCFDILHAGHVSYLQEARALGDRLIVAVNDDDSVKRLKGNGRPVNQLDRRMAVLAGLASVDWVVPFSEDTPHRVISRLLPDMLVKGGDYKIEEIAGGEEVIAAGGAVKVLCFEDGISTTKIIENIMAKQ; translated from the coding sequence ATGAAGGTTTCTCTGCCAGCGTTTGAAAAAGCCAAGGTCCTTGTGGTCGGCGATGTCATGCTAGACCGTTATTGGACCGGACCCACTGGGCGAATTTCTCCTGAAGCACCGGTTCCAGTGGTCAGAATTAACCAGTGTGAAGACCGTCCTGGCGGAGCCGCTAACGTTGCACTCAATATTGCCACCTTAGGTGGAAAAGTCTCTCTAGCGGGGATCGTAGGTCAAGATGAAGCCGCTGAAGCATTAACAGCAGGTGTGCAAGCGTTAGGGGTTGAACCTAAATGGCATTGTGTCAGTAATAAGCCAACCATAACGAAATTAAGAGTTATGTCTCGCCAGCAGCAGCTCATTCGTCTGGACTTTGAAGAAAAGTACCCTGTTGAAGAAAGCCAAGCGTTACTTCATAGCGTTGTTGATGAGCTATCTGCCGTTGATGTGGTCGTTTTATCTGATTATGCCAAAGGCGCTTTAGCCGATCCTCTGCCTTTCATTAAGCTGGCGAAGGCTAAAGGGGTTAAAGTACTCGTCGATCCTAAAGGTAGTGACTTTTCTCGCTACAGGGGAGCAACTTTACTTACTCCAAATATGAGCGAATTTGAGTTAGTGGTCGGAGAGGTGACGAGTGAAGCGGATCTGGTGCAAAAAGCTCATCAGGTACTAAAAGACTTTGACCTCGATGCAATATTGGTTACTCGCTCCGAAAAAGGCATGACGCTTATCACCACAGATCAAGATGAGTTGCATATTCCAACCGTCGCTCGAGAAGTTCACGATGTGACAGGTGCTGGCGATACCGTGATTTCTGCATTGGCAACATCACTGTCAGCAGGTAGTACTCTTGCTGAGGCGTGTGCTATCGCCAATATTGCTGCTGGTATCGTTGTTGCTAAATTGGGCACCTCAACAGTGAGCAGAATTGAGCTGATTGCTGCTTTATCTGACAGTCATGGGGAAATGGGTTTTGGCGCAGTCTCAGAAGATCAGCTTGTTTATGCGCTTGAGCAGGCAAGATTACGTGGTGAACGTGTTGTCATGACTAACGGATGTTTTGATATTCTCCATGCTGGGCATGTTAGCTACCTTCAAGAGGCAAGGGCTTTAGGCGATAGACTTATCGTGGCGGTTAACGATGATGATTCAGTCAAGCGTTTGAAGGGTAATGGTCGACCAGTTAATCAGCTTGATCGACGTATGGCGGTGCTTGCTGGTCTAGCTTCAGTGGATTGGGTGGTTCCTTTTAGCGAGGATACACCACATAGGGTCATTTCTCGTCTGTTACCTGATATGTTAGTGAAGGGTGGAGATTATAAGATTGAGGAGATCGCTGGTGGTGAAGAGGTCATTGCTGCTGGTGGTGCAGTCAAGGTTCTTTGTTTTGAAGATGGTATCTCGACAACAAAAATTATCGAGAACATCATGGCTAAACAATAA
- a CDS encoding glycosyltransferase family 9 protein has translation MSLNLTNIHSLCLLRLSAIGDVCHAVAMVQAIQRQYPKLKITWVIGKVEYQLLKHLDGIEFVIFDKSQGWKSYFQLRSDLAGQKFDVLLHMQLALRATIASLAISAKARIGFDRARAKEGQWLVTNHSVEPLATPHVLEGFMGFAKAIGVTDLSLKWNIPVPSTDTEFAQQLIPDDDTTLVICAAASKAERNWLPERYAAVAEHAIAKGFRVLLCGGPAPLEVALADAIEQACSQPLENQVGKTSLTQLLAVLKQASIVLAPDTGPAHMAVTQGTPVIGLYAHSNPGRTGPYTCLDSVVSVYDEIIQSQHAGDIPWGKRAKGADLMALIPVNAVVSVFDSISQRQ, from the coding sequence ATGAGCTTAAACCTAACTAATATTCACTCTCTATGTTTACTTCGACTCTCTGCAATTGGAGATGTATGTCATGCGGTCGCTATGGTGCAGGCGATTCAACGCCAGTATCCAAAGCTTAAGATCACTTGGGTGATTGGCAAGGTAGAGTATCAACTGCTTAAGCATCTGGATGGTATTGAGTTTGTTATCTTTGATAAGTCTCAAGGTTGGAAAAGCTATTTTCAACTGCGCTCCGACTTGGCAGGCCAAAAATTTGATGTGTTATTGCATATGCAGCTAGCGCTCAGAGCAACAATAGCGTCATTAGCTATCTCAGCCAAGGCGCGTATTGGCTTCGACCGAGCACGCGCGAAAGAGGGGCAGTGGTTAGTGACTAATCATAGCGTTGAGCCATTAGCGACACCTCATGTACTCGAAGGATTTATGGGTTTTGCCAAGGCTATTGGAGTGACAGATTTATCACTAAAGTGGAATATTCCAGTACCTTCTACCGATACCGAATTTGCTCAGCAGCTTATACCGGATGATGACACCACATTGGTTATCTGCGCCGCAGCGAGTAAGGCAGAGCGAAATTGGCTACCAGAACGCTATGCCGCAGTGGCTGAGCATGCGATAGCAAAAGGTTTTAGAGTCCTCCTTTGTGGTGGGCCCGCGCCCCTAGAAGTGGCGCTAGCTGACGCTATTGAACAAGCTTGTTCACAGCCGCTTGAAAACCAAGTCGGCAAGACCTCACTGACTCAGCTATTAGCTGTGTTAAAGCAGGCATCTATTGTGCTTGCTCCCGATACTGGTCCAGCGCATATGGCTGTGACTCAAGGGACACCTGTTATTGGGCTTTATGCTCATTCTAATCCAGGGCGAACCGGCCCTTATACTTGCTTAGATTCGGTCGTGAGTGTTTATGATGAGATCATTCAATCTCAGCATGCAGGGGATATTCCCTGGGGTAAGCGAGCTAAGGGTGCAGACCTAATGGCGTTGATACCAGTTAATGCGGTTGTTTCGGTGTTTGACTCCATCTCGCAACGGCAGTAG
- a CDS encoding adenylyltransferase/cytidyltransferase family protein, translated as MRIITFGTFDMFHIGHLNIIERARELGAHLTVGVSSDALNFSKKQRYPICNEADRMRIVKALSSVDEVFLEESLELKAEYIKSHQADCLVMGDDWLGKFDELKPLCDVVYLPRTPAISTTQIIEVVREIK; from the coding sequence ATGAGAATCATTACATTTGGCACCTTTGATATGTTCCATATTGGCCATCTTAATATTATAGAGAGGGCTCGAGAGCTAGGTGCTCATCTCACCGTTGGGGTTTCATCTGATGCGCTGAATTTTTCTAAGAAACAGCGATATCCTATCTGTAATGAAGCTGACAGAATGCGCATAGTTAAAGCATTATCGAGTGTTGATGAGGTTTTTCTTGAAGAGTCGCTTGAGCTGAAAGCTGAATATATCAAATCTCATCAAGCAGATTGTTTGGTGATGGGCGATGACTGGCTGGGGAAGTTTGATGAATTAAAACCATTATGTGATGTGGTTTACCTGCCTCGCACACCAGCTATTTCAACGACTCAAATTATTGAAGTTGTTAGAGAAATCAAATAG
- a CDS encoding glycosyltransferase translates to MKKAIFTLAIGDNPMYRAAVDSFKAYGKKVGADVIVSDQLHYKIDINNPKFDASPAWSEKLYITELLKEYDRVLYLDADIIVTPDARDVFELYPELDTVYMFNEGLHRDRSQQAEQINTVLGAVDWPKENDQVVYYNSGMFLLSKETGLFDNANIEEMQAICNEVKFYDQTYINYLIRRDGIKSVAVESNFNRMQLLGHDNYQDADFIHYSGRGYRQKVPMRELKYIIDYCELFAGSLSESEILEYKQQSWHWYMLKQYRKTKLPISFLSFVFGLLHPSHKH, encoded by the coding sequence ATGAAAAAAGCTATTTTCACTCTCGCCATAGGCGATAACCCGATGTATAGAGCTGCAGTAGATAGCTTTAAAGCATACGGTAAAAAAGTGGGTGCCGATGTGATCGTCTCAGATCAACTCCACTATAAAATTGATATCAACAATCCTAAATTTGATGCCAGTCCTGCTTGGTCTGAAAAGCTCTATATCACTGAACTGCTAAAAGAATACGATCGAGTATTATACTTGGATGCTGATATTATCGTCACTCCTGACGCCAGAGATGTTTTCGAGCTGTATCCAGAGCTTGATACGGTATACATGTTTAATGAAGGCTTGCATAGAGATCGAAGCCAACAAGCTGAACAGATAAACACTGTACTTGGCGCAGTAGACTGGCCCAAAGAGAATGACCAAGTCGTCTACTACAACTCGGGCATGTTTCTGCTGTCTAAAGAAACGGGTCTGTTTGATAATGCCAACATCGAAGAGATGCAAGCCATCTGTAATGAAGTTAAGTTTTATGATCAAACTTACATCAATTACCTAATCAGAAGAGACGGTATTAAGAGTGTTGCTGTAGAGTCTAACTTTAATCGTATGCAGCTGCTTGGTCACGATAATTATCAAGACGCCGACTTCATCCATTACTCTGGTCGAGGCTATCGCCAAAAAGTACCAATGCGTGAACTGAAGTATATTATTGATTATTGTGAATTGTTTGCAGGCTCACTGTCGGAATCCGAGATACTAGAATATAAGCAGCAATCTTGGCATTGGTATATGCTAAAACAATACCGTAAAACTAAACTACCGATTAGCTTTTTAAGCTTTGTCTTTGGCTTGCTCCACCCTTCTCATAAGCACTAA
- a CDS encoding 3-deoxy-D-manno-octulosonic acid kinase, whose product MQIKQTSQGAIAYCLASAADITPEWFDVEHWNKLSAVTGSSEGRYTTWFVKPCLDSSQNEAQTNKESEWVLRHYYRGGLVEKISKDKYLYTGLHNTRAVAELALLTQLYNEGFAVPKPIAANVERRGLQYRADIIIERVEGAQDLVAKLSKEPMSTVQWQQLGHCIAAFHQRGVYHADLNAKNILITEDKFHLIDFDRGEFRQPNAKWQGANLERLLRSFNKEKAKLPSLAFSESNWQSLMKGYSKP is encoded by the coding sequence ATGCAGATAAAACAGACCAGCCAAGGTGCTATCGCATACTGCCTAGCCTCAGCTGCAGATATCACTCCAGAGTGGTTTGATGTCGAACATTGGAACAAGCTATCGGCAGTAACGGGCTCTTCTGAGGGCCGCTATACCACCTGGTTTGTTAAACCTTGCCTCGATTCATCGCAGAATGAAGCTCAAACCAATAAAGAGAGTGAGTGGGTGCTACGTCATTACTATCGCGGCGGCCTAGTAGAAAAGATCAGCAAAGACAAATACCTATACACTGGTCTTCATAACACACGCGCAGTGGCTGAGTTAGCGCTACTGACACAGCTTTATAATGAAGGCTTCGCCGTTCCTAAACCAATCGCAGCCAATGTTGAACGCCGTGGACTGCAATATCGTGCAGACATCATCATCGAGCGGGTTGAAGGCGCGCAAGATCTCGTCGCTAAACTAAGCAAAGAGCCTATGTCGACAGTCCAATGGCAACAACTGGGTCATTGCATTGCAGCATTCCACCAGCGCGGGGTTTACCACGCAGATCTTAATGCTAAAAATATCCTCATCACAGAGGATAAATTCCATCTAATTGATTTCGACAGAGGTGAGTTTCGTCAACCGAATGCGAAATGGCAGGGTGCTAATTTAGAGCGCTTGCTACGCTCATTCAATAAAGAGAAGGCAAAGCTTCCTTCCTTGGCATTCAGTGAGTCTAACTGGCAAAGCTTGATGAAAGGTTACTC
- the rfbD gene encoding dTDP-4-dehydrorhamnose reductase translates to MNKKILVTGGAGLNALVIGKHGQVAQALLATKPEHIQVKAVGRQEIDIHNIDSIIEAVKKHSADIVINTAAYTHVDNAESHPEEAFFLNEQAAANIAAASKITHTRFIHLSTDYIFSGEKHSPYLVTDAAGAVNIYGKSKLAGEQAVLAANPDCCIVRTSWLYSRFGNNFVKTMLKLMQSRDTLSVINDQTACPTSAIALGQFIWLLSQQKKWQQVYHWSDTGRATWYQFALEIQNLAIDLGKLTRRIPIAPVSSEQFPTPAKRPKFSLLDISVSAQIMTPRPWQQNLRSLIKTL, encoded by the coding sequence ATGAATAAAAAAATTCTAGTCACTGGTGGCGCAGGCTTAAATGCGCTCGTAATAGGTAAGCATGGGCAAGTCGCTCAAGCTCTACTGGCAACTAAGCCTGAACATATACAGGTTAAGGCAGTTGGACGCCAAGAGATCGATATCCATAACATTGACTCTATTATCGAAGCTGTTAAAAAACATAGTGCCGATATAGTGATTAATACCGCCGCTTATACCCATGTCGATAATGCTGAATCACATCCCGAGGAAGCATTTTTTTTAAATGAACAAGCTGCTGCCAATATTGCAGCAGCAAGCAAAATCACTCACACACGGTTTATTCATCTTTCAACTGACTATATTTTTAGCGGTGAAAAGCATAGCCCCTACTTAGTGACCGATGCTGCTGGTGCGGTAAATATTTATGGCAAATCTAAGCTAGCGGGTGAGCAAGCTGTGCTAGCTGCTAACCCAGATTGCTGCATAGTTCGAACTTCATGGCTTTACTCTCGCTTCGGCAATAACTTCGTCAAAACCATGCTCAAATTGATGCAGAGTAGAGATACACTTAGCGTAATCAATGATCAAACCGCTTGCCCGACATCGGCAATTGCACTGGGACAGTTTATTTGGCTGTTGAGCCAACAAAAAAAATGGCAACAGGTCTATCATTGGAGCGATACGGGTCGAGCAACTTGGTATCAGTTTGCTTTGGAGATACAAAACCTGGCGATTGATTTAGGCAAACTAACCCGGCGTATTCCTATCGCTCCGGTGAGTTCAGAACAGTTCCCAACTCCAGCGAAACGACCTAAATTCAGCTTACTCGATATTAGTGTTTCTGCACAAATTATGACGCCTAGACCTTGGCAACAAAATCTTCGTAGCCTCATAAAAACGCTTTAG